A window of Danaus plexippus chromosome 12, MEX_DaPlex, whole genome shotgun sequence contains these coding sequences:
- the LOC116772706 gene encoding uncharacterized protein LOC116772706 encodes MEAVEEVSASDAAPCVTKSEDSDVVAKDSNEVCTSNGVESAGKNEEAHSDVNNTEKISSDTVNDLEAKANDIHCNDILVSESIPPMEHDVEVEEVHNKDIVIQENIEEVETVETVVTEVIVDDTEAESEPSKQEVVSEAVEEVVIPTNSEEVKFETEILIEENDFNENVLTNNEEIDSSTYILNDLAPNIELSEVLRSSDVADNSENNNSTDKQEVFNKEELLDILEGNDINEENDNTEPLKSNSNKLSEAEIALKQLSKLKRRRNKTKVVEKVSKANAVNNKSHKVETEVVSENKPQQDDQKKNIVKVLVMDWEDEETGEGHQPNNIVEESEALLKDTEDVKISQDEVINQTGNDDQVTQDSSMAEDALQSSDKNEEIPPRRLSRVIKKKVIFDPDNPDTFTKGKTPVKSKEIFCNKDQTPSKKLKPDPNIQRSKSKSPLSKLQWKKPSPKNNKQNKRLSEVDKLLMDEGAVNMIYQLTPEATKGKKNMKTKAEFIKKLQSSTPEGKEMKFRERKKEFIKYEDGEPKRILSGKQRASLSSSVKSPASEDFETHSADDSIIYRRHSSSSYSSSCMSPRRLSDVEGGSTNSNTRLSQQSTSTESPADIKTNSNVEHEGQPPRDMFNPESDNTPASEIINKSDCLSIKEKLNSKLSLALNKRKREASKSEKPAKQKKIVKTAEQRDNVLVVPKEEIDKFNFVSITLDQRLAVINVQNTGDKIGVEVLKELEMALNYIDKRKDISITMFSSHCGTVCSLLDLALLVNENKEIRVHHATELAETIKGLLSSAARHSKLVWCGVAGACSGLSLSLAALSDVSVAAEDAIFALTGAGSSPLLPGAAVLTSRCQLSQALVNDLFIFGRRLTASEAVAGGLISRTLYPDRLDEQMLNIAKDVAAQPVQNVLLKKRLLNLRNNNTAEGAFLSSLESERELFVEHWTSVEGQESLRAGLDAA; translated from the exons atgGAAGCTGTAGAAGAAGTTTCAGCGTCTGATGCAGCTCCGTGTGTTACAAAATCCGAAGACAGCGATGTTGTCGCTAAAGACTCTAATGAGGTTTGTACGTCAAATGGGGTTGAATCCGCCGGAAAAAATGAGGAAGCGCATTCGGATGTGAATAACACTGAGAAAATTTCTAGTGACACGGTAAATGATTTAGAAGCTAAAGCTAACGATATACATTGTAATGACATTTTGGTCTCAGAAAGCATCCCACCCATGGAACACGATGTAGAAGTAGAAGAAGTTCATAATAAAGACATAGTTATCcaagaaaatattgaagaaGTTGAAACAGTCGAGACTGTTGTAACTGAAGTAATTGTAGATGATACTGAGGCCGAATCTGAACCAAGCAAACAAGAGGTTGTATCAGAAGCTGTAGAAGAAGTGGTAATCCCGACCAATTCGGAAGAAGTGAAATTCGAAACAGAAATACTTATTgaagaaaatgattttaatgaaaatgtattgaCTAATAATGAAGAAATTGATTCCTCaacttacattttaaatgacttGGCAccaaatattgaattaagtGAAGTATTGAGATCTTCGGATGTTGCCGATAAcagtgaaaataataatagcacaGACAAACAAGAAGTATTTAATAAGGAGGAGTTACTGGATATATTAGAAGGGAATGATATAAATGAAGAAAATGATAATACTGAGCCCTTGaaaagtaattcaaataaattgtccGAAGCTGAAATAGCCTTAAAGCAGCTTTCAAAACTTAAACGGAGAAGAAATAAAACCAAAGTAGTAGAAAAGGTATCAAAGGCAAACGCAGTAAACAATAAATCTCATAAAGTTGAAACTGAAGTTGTATCAGAAAATAAGCCACAACAGGAtgatcaaaagaaaaatattgtcaaagtGTTGGTTATGGATTGGGAAGATGAGGAAACGGGTGAAGGCCATCAGCCTAATAACATTGTTGAAGAAAGTGAAGCTTTGTTAAAAGATACCGAAGATGTTAAAATAAGTCAGGACGAAGTTATCAACCAGACTGGCAATGATGACCAAGTTACACAAGATTCTTCAATGGCAGAAGATGCATTACAGTCATCTGATAAAAATGAAGAAATCCCCCCTCGCAGACTGAGCAGAGTcataaaaaagaaagtaaTCTTTGATCCTGACAACCCAGATACATTTACAAAAGGAAAAACTCCAGTTAAGAGCAAAGAGATTTTTTGCAATAAGGATCAAACGCCATCAAAGAAATTAAAGCCTGACCCAAACATTCAAAGGTCCAAGTCAAAGTCCCCTCTGTCTAAACTGCAGTGGAAAAAACCATCTCCTAAAAAcaataagcaaaataaaagattatcaGAAGTAGACAAATTACTTATGGACGAAGGGGCAGTGAACATGATATACCAATTGACTCCCGAAGCAACCAAAGGAAAGAAGAATATGAAAACTAAAGccgaatttataaaaaaacttcagAGCTCCACACCAGAGGGCAAGGAAATGAAGTTTAGAGAAAGAAAAAAGGAGTTCATTAAGTACGAAGACGGAGAACCAAAGAGAATCCTCAGCGGCAAACAAAGAGCGTCCTTGAGCAGCTCGGTCAAGTCTCCCGCCAGCGAGGATTTCGAAACACATAGTGCAGACGACTCCATTATATACAGACGTCACTCATCAAGTTCATATTCCAGTAGCTGTATGAGTCCCCGACGCCTCAGTGATGTTGAAGGAGGCAGTACAAACAGTAATACACGATTGTCACAGCAGTCAACATCCACAGAGAGTCCGGCtgacattaaaacaaatagcAACGTAGAACACGAGGGACAGCCACCGAGAGACATGTTCAATCCTGAGTCAGACAATACGCCGGCtagtgaaataataaacaaaagtgaTTGCCTGTCAATTAAAGAGaagttaaattcaaaactGAGTTTAGCCCTCAACAAACGGAAAAGGGAAGCCTCTAAGAGTGAGAAACCGGCGAAACAGAAAAAGATAGTGAAAACAGCCGAACAAAGAGATAACGTACTCGTTGTACCAAAAGAGGAAatcgataaatttaatttcgtatCGATCACGCTCGATCAAAGATTAGCTGTTATAAACGTCCAGAACACAGGGGACAAAATCGGGGTTGAG GTTTTGAAAGAGTTGGAGATGGCTTTGAACTATATAGACAAAAGAAAAGACATATCAATCACTATGTTCTCATCTCATTGTGGAACCGTCTGCTCCTTGCTTGACCTGGCGCTGCTGGTGAATGAGAACAAAGAAATCAGGGTTCATCACGCTACAGAATTAGCCGAAACTATTAA AGGCCTGCTGAGCTCCGCGGCCCGCCACAGTAAGTTGGTCTGGTGCGGCGTGGCGGGCGCTTGTTCCGGGCTGTCTTTGTCCCTGGCCGCTCTCAGCGACGTGTCCGTGGCGGCTGAGGACGCGATCTTCGCCCTCACCGGCGCCGGCTCCTCTCCCCTACTTCCTGGGGCCGCTGTCCTCACCTCGCGATGTCAACTATCGCAGGCGCTT gtgaACGACTTGTTCATATTCGGCCGTCGCCTGACAGCGTCGGAGGCGGTGGCGGGCGGTCTGATAAGTCGCACCTTGTACCCGGACAGACTCGACGAGCAGATGCTGAACATAGCCAAAGACGTGGCGGCGCAGCCGGTGCAG aatGTGTTATTGAAGAAAAGACTTTTAAATTTGAGGAACAATAATACAGCTGAAGGTGCTTTTCTCTCGAGTCTGGAGTCCGAGCGAGAGCTTTTCGTGGAACACTGGACGTCCGTGGAAGGCCAGGAGTCGCTCCGGGCCGGTCTGGACGCCGcctaa
- the LOC133319138 gene encoding uncharacterized protein LOC133319138 isoform X2, translating into MYIANVIYVFIFIKYSTVNGENEETDLYYYGLESERSLPRCEDGEACSVLLRRYWRPPALVRLCRCSRRTRCDKIASGDRLVELNNRSDLQFCNPVTEWPECSINEAPLKIETAYERMSPDEIELLHRQSIQLAPPRIRLRCLCPKPNYWKLKTEDSDTNLTYRCSSLPLCKTGDVCGNVDDVLLSLYQSCLCPKNHICVHSGGRTQIQISEPLYRGRGWRARCQALSDEDSYEDY; encoded by the exons ATGTATATAgcaaatgttatatatgtattcatttttattaaatattcaacagtGAATGGCGAGAACGAGGAAACGGATTTATACTATTATGGACTA GAAAGTGAGCGAAGTCTTCCCCGTTGCGAGGACGGCGAGGCGTGCTCGGTGTTGCTGCGCCGCTACTGGCGCCCCCCGGCCCTGGTGCGGCTCTGCCGGTGCTCCCGACGCACGCGCTGCGATAAGATCGCGTCAGGAGACAGACTGGTGGAACTGAACAACCGATCGGACTTGCAG TTCTGCAATCCGGTCACAGAATGGCCGGAGTGTTCCATCAACGAAGCGCCTCTCAAGATCGAAACAGCGTACGAGCGCATGAGTCCCGATGAGATCGAACTATTGCACCGCCAGAGCATACAGCTCGCGCCGCCGAGGATACGCCTCCGGTGCCTTTGCCCGAAACCAAACtattggaaattaaaaacCGAAGACAGCGACACAAACCTAACATATCGCTGCTCGTCTCTGCCGCTCTGTAAAACCGGTGACGTCTGCGGGAACGTGGACGACGTCCTGCTATCTCTGTATCAGTCGTGCCTGTGTCCCAAAAACCACATCTGCGTGCACAGCGGCGGAAGAACGCAGATCCAGATCTCGGAGCCGCTGTATCGGGGGAGGGGCTGGCGTGCCCGCTGTCAAGCTCTCAGTGACGAGGATAGCTACGAGGATTACTGA
- the LOC133319138 gene encoding uncharacterized protein LOC133319138 isoform X1, protein MYIANVIYVFIFIKYSTVNGENEETDLYYYGLEESERSLPRCEDGEACSVLLRRYWRPPALVRLCRCSRRTRCDKIASGDRLVELNNRSDLQFCNPVTEWPECSINEAPLKIETAYERMSPDEIELLHRQSIQLAPPRIRLRCLCPKPNYWKLKTEDSDTNLTYRCSSLPLCKTGDVCGNVDDVLLSLYQSCLCPKNHICVHSGGRTQIQISEPLYRGRGWRARCQALSDEDSYEDY, encoded by the exons ATGTATATAgcaaatgttatatatgtattcatttttattaaatattcaacagtGAATGGCGAGAACGAGGAAACGGATTTATACTATTATGGACTA GAGGAAAGTGAGCGAAGTCTTCCCCGTTGCGAGGACGGCGAGGCGTGCTCGGTGTTGCTGCGCCGCTACTGGCGCCCCCCGGCCCTGGTGCGGCTCTGCCGGTGCTCCCGACGCACGCGCTGCGATAAGATCGCGTCAGGAGACAGACTGGTGGAACTGAACAACCGATCGGACTTGCAG TTCTGCAATCCGGTCACAGAATGGCCGGAGTGTTCCATCAACGAAGCGCCTCTCAAGATCGAAACAGCGTACGAGCGCATGAGTCCCGATGAGATCGAACTATTGCACCGCCAGAGCATACAGCTCGCGCCGCCGAGGATACGCCTCCGGTGCCTTTGCCCGAAACCAAACtattggaaattaaaaacCGAAGACAGCGACACAAACCTAACATATCGCTGCTCGTCTCTGCCGCTCTGTAAAACCGGTGACGTCTGCGGGAACGTGGACGACGTCCTGCTATCTCTGTATCAGTCGTGCCTGTGTCCCAAAAACCACATCTGCGTGCACAGCGGCGGAAGAACGCAGATCCAGATCTCGGAGCCGCTGTATCGGGGGAGGGGCTGGCGTGCCCGCTGTCAAGCTCTCAGTGACGAGGATAGCTACGAGGATTACTGA
- the LOC116772332 gene encoding leukocyte receptor cluster member 1 homolog, giving the protein MNILPKKRWHVRTKENIARVRKDEAEAAEKERQEQLRIAAADREARLNVLKQKSKLKLSEFDFAQPLETTETNNPAEHINLFSDIEHALQTTNKEHDKEKKEKQEEYEKKIGYLTYLGQDTNEALGKKNWYEVPPESSRFSRSADIKDTYDKLVLKDADGKPKDKLFDEKDGEVAWKAKQSLDPMNTFKKYCSSQPKTSTKTKDTQSNKLNMHKSNRSKTSKKDKHKSDSQIKLQKLREARLKREMQERAKTEMFLSKLSGIEPVETEKKEPKKVVPKYNSQFNPELARQNFR; this is encoded by the exons atgaacatattgccaaaaaaaag ATGGCACGTAAGaactaaagaaaatatagCAAGAGTTAGAAAAGATGAAGCGGAGGCCGCAGAAAAAGAAAGACAAGAGCAATTAAGAATCGCAGCAGCAGATCGGGAGGCTCgtcttaatgttttaaaacagaaaagcaaattaaaattgtcagAATTTGATTTTGCCCAACCTTTAGAAACAACAGAAACAAATAATCCTGCAGAACATATTAATCTGTTCTCAGATATCGAACATGCTTTACAAACAACTAATAAAGAGcatgataaagaaaaaaaggaaaagcaagaagaatatgaaaaaaagataggttatttaacttatttaggACAAGACACCAATGAAGCCCTCGGTAAGAAGAACTGGTATGAGGTACCACCGGAATCGTCACGATTTTCAAGATCAGCAGATATAAAGGACACATATGACAAGCTTGTTTTGAAAGATGCAGATGGTAAACCTAAAGACAAACTTTTTGATGAAAAAGATGGAGAGGTAGCTTGGAAAGCAAAACAAAGTTTAGACCCAATGaacacttttaaaaaatactgtagCAGTCAACCCAAAACCTCAACCAAAACCAAAGACacacaatcaaataaattgaacatGCACAAAAGTAACAGAAGTAAAACTAGCAAAAAAGACAAACATAAAAGTgattcacaaataaaattacaaaaactaaGAGAGGCAAGATTAAAGAGGGAAATGCAGGAAAGGGCAAAAACGGAGATGTTTTTGAGTAAACTTAGCGGTATTGAGCCTGTTGAGACGGAGAAAAAAGAGCCCAAGAAAGTTGTcccaaaatataattcacaatTTAACCCTGAACTCGCACGACAAAATTTTAGATAG
- the LOC116772584 gene encoding WASH complex subunit 5 yields the protein MRVFLAEDNLCAQNLLKLVSHGNAILAEILRLKDHVPKIFLLENKEIQQNYQDVIMDFSYFKISEMQEKKINANSKLQDLDDDLKEKYLELITRFYLLFENIYQYIIDLNTFVEQLHDGAFIQQSMETVMKDVEGKQLLCESLYLYGAMLLLCDLYIPGNAREKLLVAFYRYSTNQSQSNVDDVCKLLRETGYNQQHGKRPYDYPVEYFSRVPIHPDFLEKIIGKLRSEDIYNQLTVFTIPEHQSSALATQASMLVVCLFFTPHYLHSDTTRMREIVDKFFPCNWIIPVYMGVTMNIIDYWDGFKAAKNSLNNTCNTKNVKEIYSKRGNSVQLLINKSQLLLKEGTLTDDFVLDNISKIINVILNSNHVLRWLLLHNSDVIFFDNNKKSKQLKDLVIKESGYDPVKTLELLICTAELELKIREFLKKLLDSRSETWNRNKNIALDAVKNLSELFSGSIPKFTKIDENEQLKQWFENIAKQISSLNEPITSKTIKKVTQLLQVLDNVEEFHGIKSTSTVVQLISESKDALKNVLRAASLKEDSLVTLETVADFSYAWCTIDLYTVHMQDSIKENPAVTSRLRALFLKLASAMEIPLLRINQAQSDDLVSVSQYYSSELIKYIQKVLQIIPEMVFKIVEKIVDLQTWKITEVPTRIDKEKLRDYAQLDDRMEVAKLTHSASMFTTGILDMRSTLVGVIRVDPAELLEEGLLRELDGHINKKFFEFIEPQAKKNNSLMNRLQKLAESMEGYKRSLEYIQDYINIHGLRILQKQVSSIINQSVSKEISIRKGVNLVGPSAGFMGSLARQVAQLTDARICVYINICSSWFDAKSHNEVVNTKTFTKLKEAIGVVGLHGLDTLYGYMIKNQLQHFQNIFRSHPERNVVSTDMKDFDQFVLKGQKSYQQLADTVVQIGTLQLLRKHIAYQLNTTCKFDSAQLEASLRTMNESVLNEIKTGSKSGFKTVPLALMQNLEEYLSRCGISEPYDKIYLKNANELVNIDMGRLMATVLISQLARLQLCQTTGDLISRRTGDNIDGYPLLVGAYTLLRQSKTESIDVFVDFLCQYSKVAAANRHKGGETTHDGGLTTQILRLFCETFNYSFNKLEDKLPLALLSQCPQK from the exons ATGAGGGTATTTTTGGCAGAAGATAATCTTTGCGctcaaaatttattgaagCTTGTTTCGCACGGGAATGCGATACTTGCCGAGATATTAAGACTTAAAGATCACGtacccaaaatattttt attagAAAACAAGGAGATTCAGCAAAATTATCAAGATGTTATTATGGATTTTAGTTACTTTAAAATCTCAGAAATgcaagaaaagaaaattaatgccAATTCA AAACTCCAAGACCTGGATGATGACTTGAAAGAAAAGTATCTGGAATTAATCACTCGGTTTTATCTGCTATTTGAGAATATCTATCAGTATATAATAGATCTCAATACCTTTGTAGAACAACTGCATGATGGAGCATTTATACAGCAAAGTATGGAGACTGTTATGAAAGATGTGGAAGGGAAACAATTACTG TGTGAATCCCTGTACTTATATGGGGCAATGCTTTTGTtatgtgatttatatattcCGGGGAATGCAAGGGAAAAGCTCTTAGTAGCATTCTACCGCTACAGTACCAATCAGTCGCAGTCTAACGTTGATgatgtttgtaaattattaagagAAACCGGTTACAATCAGCAGCATGGGAAGCGCCCATACGATTATCCTGTGGAATACTTTAG TCGTGTGCCCATTCATCCAGATTTTTTAGAGAAGATAATTGGAAAATTAAGATCAGAGGATATTTACAACCAGCTCACAGTGTTCACGATACCAGAACACCAGTCGTCTGCACTCGCCACTCAGGCAAGTATGCTTGTTGTGTGTTTATTCTTCACACCCCACTATTTACACTCCGATACAACCAGAATGAGGGAGATTGTTGATAAATTTTTCCCCTGCAACTGGATCATACCCGTCTATATGGGTGTTACGATGAACATAATCGATTACTGGGATGGGTTTAAGGCAGCAAAAAATTCACTCAATAATACATGTAATACGAAAAACGTCAAAGAAATCTATTCGAAGAGAGGCAACTCGGTGCAGCTGCTGATAAACAAAAGTCAGCTGCTGTTGAAGGAAGGCACCTTGACTGATGACTTTGTTCTCGATAACATCAGTAAGATCATAAACGTTATATTGAATTCAAATCACGTGTTGCGTTGGTTGCTGTTACACAACAGTGACGTCATATTTTTCGATAACAACAAGAAGAGTAAACAACTCAAAGATCTGGTTATCAAGGAATCCGGGTACGATCCGGTCAAGACACTCGAGCTCCTCATATGTACAGCCGAACTAGAGCTGAAGATACGTGAATTCTTAAAGAAACTGCTAGATTCCAGAAGCGAAACGtggaatagaaataaaaatatagcacTGGACGccgttaaaaatttatcagaGTTATTTTCTGGTAGCATCCCgaaatttactaaaattgaTGAAAACGAACAATTGAAGCAGTGGTTTGAAAATATAGCGAAACAAATATCGTCTCTGAACGAACCCATTACAtcgaaaacaataaaaaaagtcacCCAGCTGTTACAAGTGCTTGATAATGTTGAAGAGTTCCATGGAATTAAAAGTACTTCGACCGTTGTACAGTTAATATCTGAGAGCAAGGACGCCCTGAAGAATGTTCTGAGAGCTGCCTCATTGAAGGAAGACTCGCTCGTGACCTTGGAGACTGTAGCAGACTTTAGTTACGCATGGTGTACAATAGATCTGTACACGGTTCACATGCAGGATAGCATCAAAGAGAATCCCGCTGTAACGAGTCGTTTACGAGCTCTGTTCTTGAAACTGGCGAGTGCCATGGAAATACCACTTTTGCGTATTAATCAAGCGCAAAGCGACGACCTAGTCTCCGTCTCGCAGTATTACAGCAGcgaacttataaaatatatacaaaaagttcTTCAAATTATTCCCGAGATGGTATTTAAGATTGTCGAAAAAATTGTCGACCTCCAGACATGGAAGATCACGGAGGTACCAACCAGGATAGATAAAGAGAAGCTAAGAGACTACGCTCAACTAGATGATAGGATGGAGGTCGCGAAGTTGACCCATTCAGCTTCTATGTTCACTACCG GAATCCTAGACATGAGATCAACTCTGGTCGGTGTCATAAGAGTGGATCCGGCGGAATTACTGGAAGAGGGTCTATTGAGAGAACTAGACGGCCACATCAATAAGAAGTTTTTTGAATTCATTGAGCCGCAagcgaaaaaaaataacagtttgATGAATAGACTGCAGAAGCTTGCGGAGAGTATGGAGGGTTACAAGAGGTCTCTGGAGTACATCCAAGACTATATAAATATCCATGGATTGAGAATCTTACAAAAGCAG gtgtcttcaattataaatcaaagtgTTTCAAAGGAGATAAGCATCAGGAAGGGCGTGAATCTGGTCGGTCCATCGGCTGGGTTCATGGGCAGCCTCGCCAGACAGGTGGCGCAACTCACTGATGCCAG aatatgtgtttatataaacatatgctCATCCTGGTTTGATGCAAAGTCTCACAATGAGGTTGTGAACACTAAAACATTTACTAAGTTAAAAGAGGCCATCGGTGTTGTTGGCCTCCATGGCTTGGACACCCTGTATGGCTACATGATAAAGAACCAGCTACAGCATTTtcagaatatatttagaaGTCATCCGGAAAGAAATGTAGTTAGCACGGATATGAAAGATTTCGACCAGTTTGTGCTCAAGGGACAGAAGTCGTATCAGCAGTTAGCAGACACTGTTGTACAGATTGGTACCTTGCAACTACTGAGAAAACATATAGCGTATCAATTGAACACCACTTGTAAATTTGATTCTGCACAATTGGAAGCGTCCTTGAGAACTATGAACGA ATCAGTTTTAAACGAAATCAAAACAGGAAGTAAGTCAGGTTTTAAAACGGTTCCTTTAGCTTTGATGCAAAACTTAGAAGAGTACCTCAGCCGGTGTGGAATTTCGGAAccttatgataaaatatatctaaagaaTGCTAATGAGTTGGTAAATATTGATATGGGACGATTGATGGCTACTGTGTTGATATCGCAGTTAGCGAGGCTGCAGCTGTGTCAAACTACAG GTGACTTAATATCGCGGAGAACCGGCGACAACATCGACGGTTATCCTCTGTTGGTCGGGGCTTATACTTTATTGCGTCAATCCAAGACTGAGAGTATTGATGTGTTTGTTGATTTCTTATGTCAATACTCCAAGGTCGCTGCTGCGAACAG aCATAAGGGCGGTGAAACTACACATGATGGGGGACTAACCACACAAATACTAAGACTTTTCTGCGAGACATTCAATTACTCCTTCAATAAATTAGAAGATAAGCTACCACTGGCTTTACTATCACAATGCCCTCAAAAATGA
- the LOC116772445 gene encoding peroxisomal membrane protein PMP34 has protein sequence MTSSLLSYETLTHAIAGATGSVVGMAAFYPLDTIRSRLQVDDTKKLHGTTLELLIKLTKEEGIEALYHGLGPVLQSLSVSNFVYFYVFHSLRRVSSASPSAARDLLIGMVAGSVNVLLTSPLWVVNTRMKLEKNSYSSLFEGLLTLFQKEGVKGLWSGTLPSLLLVSNPAIQFMVYESLKRKIMARGKFDIYSAFAVGAVAKGIATTLTYPLQLFQSRLRAGTSLKPLFKDIKKHPATLFRGLEAKLLQTIMTAALMFLIYEKVFRLVLTIMRVKLKKH, from the exons atgacttcATCATTATTAAGTTACGAGACGCTCACTCATGCGATAGCAGGAGCTAcg ggCAGTGTGGTCGGAATGGCTGCTTTTTATCCTTTGGATACGATTCGGTCGAGGTTACAAG ttGATGACACTAAAAAACTTCATGGGACTACCTTagaattacttattaaattgaCCAAAGAAGAAGGAATCGAAGCTCTTTACCATGGACTAGGTCCTGTTTTACAATCACTATCAGTGtccaattttgtttatttttatgtattccaTTCCTTACGTAGAGTAAGTTCAGCATCTCCTTCAGCTGCGAGGGATCTTTTAATTGGAATGGTTGCTGGTAGTGTTAATGTACTTCTTACATCACCCCTGTGGGTTGTTAATACAAGGATgaagttagaaaaaaattcatactCTAGTTTATTTGAAGGTCTCCTTACATTATTTCAGAAAGAAGGGGTAAAGGGTCTTTGGTCTGGTACATTGCCTTCACTTTTGTTAGTATCAAATCCCGCTATTCAATTTATGGTTTATGAGTCATTAAAGAGGAAAATAATGGCAAGGGGAAAATTTGACATATATTCAGCATTTGCAGTAGGAGCTGTAGCCAAAGGAATAGCGACCACTTTAACTTATCCCTTACAATTATTTCAATCAAGGCTGCGAGCTGGCACCAGTCTCAAACCATTATTTAAGGACATCAAAAAACACCCCGCAACTCTCTTTAGAGGCTTAGAGGCTAAACTATTACAAACAATCATGACTGCTGCTTTGATGTTTTTGATTTATGAAAAAGTATTTCGTCTAGTTCTAACCATAATGagagtgaaattaaaaaaacattaa